In one Silene latifolia isolate original U9 population chromosome 10, ASM4854445v1, whole genome shotgun sequence genomic region, the following are encoded:
- the LOC141609284 gene encoding polygalacturonase-like, with protein sequence MTNNNLCIVLSVLLFFFIKQNAAKNVVSFGAKPDGRTDSTQAFQKAWSWACSSSRPMTITVPRGKFVVRPTRFTGPCRSRVTISIKGTIVPPPDFRVVAQAGEWIMFYKVNGLTVSGGTFDGMGKAFWSCRQRNAYCYNGAQQSISIMWCTNVELRGITLINSQRVHISVGNSQNIALKSLTIRAPSGSPNTDGIHLSRSTGITIYNCVIKTGDDCISIGDGTRNTWIQRIHCGPGHGISIGSLGNYAQEDGVRNITVTNVVFFKTQNGVRIKTWERPSTGFVRSVTFRNLVMKDVYNPIIIDQKYCPNFQCPRNNKNSGVRINNVKYRNIKGTSASKVALSFVCSPSNPCQGLKVQDINLTFKQTPASVYCSNAHGTHQGTVIPRSCF encoded by the exons ATGACTAACAATAACCTTTGTATAGTTCTTTCAgttttgttgttctttttcatAAAACAAAATGCAGCTAAAAATGTAGTGTCCTTTGGTGCAAAACCGGACGGGCGAACCGACTCAACCCAGGCCTTTCAGAAGGCCTGGTCATGGGCTTGCAGTTCGTCAAGGCCCATGACAATTACAGTCCCACGAGGGAAGTTCGTGGTTCGTCCCACTCGTTTTACTGGTCCATGTAGGAGTCGAGTCACGATATCTATTAAGGGTACGATTGTGCCCCCACCCGACTTTCGGGTGGTGGCCCAGGCGGGTGAATGGATAATGTTTTATAAGGTAAATGGGCTTACTGTAAGTGGTGGTACATTTGATGGCATGGGTAAAGCATTTTGGTCTTGCCGGCAACGTAATGCATACTGTTACAATGGAGCACAACAG TCAATATCAATCATGTGGTGCACCAACGTAGAATTGAGGGGGATAACACTAATTAATAGCCAGAGGGTGCACATCTCTGTTGGCAACAGCCAAAACATTGCCCTTAAGTCTCTAACGATAAGGGCACCCAGTGGAAGTCCCAACACTGATGGCATTCACCTTTCGCGCTCAACCGGTATCACGATATACAATTGCGTTATAAAAACCGGCGATGACTGCATTTCCATTGGAGATGGCACCCGGAATACCTGGATTCAACGTATTCATTGCGGCCCCGGCCATGGTATCAG CATTGGTAGTTTAGGAAACTATGCACAAGAAGACGGAGTAAGAAACATAACAGTGACGAATGTAGTATTCTTCAAGACGCAAAATGGGGTTCGAATCAAGACATGGGAAAGACCAAGCACCGGTTTCGTACGTAGTGTTACATTTCGCAATTTGGTCATGAAGGATGTCTATAATCCTATCATTATTGATCAAAAATATTGTCCTAATTTCCAATGCCCTCGCAATAATAAG AATTCAGGGGTGAGGATAAATAATGTGAAGTACAGAAATATAAAAGGAACATCAGCATCAAAAGTGGCATTATCATTTGTGTGTAGTCCAAGTAATCCATGTCAAGGTTTGAAAGTACAAGATATTAATTTGACTTTTAAGCAAACTCCTGCATCAGTTTATTGCAGCAACGCCCATGGTACTCATCAAGGCACTGTTATTCCTCgaagttgtttttaa